A part of Bacteroidia bacterium genomic DNA contains:
- a CDS encoding outer membrane protein assembly factor BamA → MNVDLEKPVNKLSSLFFFLLGLVFLGGNLSTLAQGDGKSPTGTVEYSKPKEYEIGGINIEGTKHLDKNVLKLLSGLSEGERIQVPGDKLAKAIENLWKQGLFSDVKILVTKIQGSFIFLEIAVTERPRLRNYSFTGVKKSDQDDIRDKVKLVKGKVVTDNLIMATTNTIKEFYFDKGHSNCKVTIKEVPDSSTPNSVDLKIYISKGKKVKIKFIEIDGNSLVADKKLKRSMKDTKEMKWWRVWAASKYLSKKYADDKEKL, encoded by the coding sequence GTGAACGTAGATTTGGAAAAACCAGTGAACAAGTTAAGTAGTTTGTTCTTTTTCTTACTTGGGTTGGTTTTCCTTGGCGGAAACTTGAGTACCCTTGCACAGGGTGATGGGAAAAGTCCAACCGGTACCGTAGAATATTCTAAACCAAAAGAATATGAAATCGGCGGAATTAATATTGAAGGAACTAAACACTTGGATAAAAATGTACTTAAACTGCTTTCTGGTTTAAGTGAAGGTGAACGAATTCAGGTTCCAGGTGATAAGTTGGCTAAGGCAATTGAAAATCTCTGGAAACAAGGTTTGTTTTCAGATGTTAAAATCCTTGTTACCAAAATTCAAGGAAGTTTTATTTTCCTCGAAATTGCAGTTACCGAAAGGCCTAGGCTTCGTAACTATAGCTTTACCGGTGTAAAAAAATCCGATCAGGATGATATTCGCGATAAAGTGAAATTGGTTAAAGGAAAGGTGGTTACAGACAATTTAATTATGGCCACTACCAATACTATTAAAGAGTTTTACTTTGATAAAGGCCATTCCAATTGTAAGGTCACAATCAAAGAAGTTCCGGATTCTTCCACCCCCAATAGCGTTGATCTAAAAATTTATATATCGAAAGGAAAAAAGGTTAAAATTAAATTTATTGAGATTGATGGAAATTCCTTGGTTGCCGACAAAAAATTGAAAAGATCCATGAAGGACACCAAGGAGATGAAATGGTGGAGAGTGTGGGCTGCATCTAAGTATCTTAGTAAGAAGTATGCGGATGATAAAGAAAAACT
- a CDS encoding isoprenyl transferase encodes MEQDLKAQIDLKRLPRHIAIVMDGNGRWAKKQGRIRTFGHENGVRSVRETTEACAELGVEYLTLYAFSTENWNRPKFEVNALMKLLVKTIHSETKTLNKNNIRLQAIGNLDSLPTETRKELMQAVENTKNNTRMTLVLALSYSSKWEIIKAVKEVAQAVKNSEISLENITEQLFEKHLCTNGMPDPELMIRTSGEHRISNFLLWQLSYAEFYFTETLWPDFNRAELYEAILDYQNRERRFGKTSEQVK; translated from the coding sequence ATGGAACAAGATTTGAAAGCCCAAATCGACCTGAAACGGTTGCCAAGGCATATTGCAATCGTGATGGATGGAAATGGCAGATGGGCAAAAAAGCAAGGTAGAATCAGAACATTTGGTCATGAGAATGGAGTTAGATCGGTTAGGGAAACTACCGAAGCTTGTGCAGAATTAGGTGTAGAGTATTTAACACTTTATGCCTTTTCTACCGAGAACTGGAATCGACCAAAATTTGAAGTGAATGCCTTAATGAAGTTGTTGGTTAAAACGATTCATTCTGAAACCAAAACGCTCAATAAAAATAATATCAGGCTTCAAGCTATTGGAAATTTGGACTCTCTTCCAACAGAAACCAGGAAAGAATTGATGCAAGCTGTTGAAAATACCAAGAATAATACTCGAATGACTTTGGTGTTGGCACTAAGTTATAGTAGTAAATGGGAAATCATAAAAGCAGTTAAAGAGGTAGCTCAAGCAGTTAAAAATTCTGAAATTTCCTTGGAAAACATAACAGAACAATTGTTTGAAAAGCATCTTTGCACCAATGGAATGCCTGATCCTGAATTAATGATTCGTACCAGTGGTGAACACCGAATCAGTAACTTTTTACTCTGGCAGCTATCCTACGCTGAATTTTATTTTACAGAAACTCTTTGGCCCGATTTTAATCGTGCCGAACTTTATGAAGCTATCCTTGATTATCAAAACCGTGAACGTAGATTTGGAAAAACCAGTGAACAAGTTAAGTAG
- a CDS encoding outer membrane beta-barrel protein, which produces MKRIFLIAFLVFPFMLLKAQRTEVGLFGGTSFYLGDLNPKGVFKFSQPAFGIFARYNLNWHWAVKGSVNIGWIKADDAMSSDPAQISRNLSFKSVVADFSATLELNFLRFRPGDTKTPFTPYMFGGICLFKFNPKGTIQDSTYIFSDGVARFVQGGTYALQPLGTEGQNTPDNQLKKYSLTQVGIPFGIGFKMNLTERLLIGLEWGMRKTFTDYLDDVSGNYADPVKLAAQYGAVSAAFSDRTIPDPDEPNVSNIGRQRGNPKTKDWYSFAGLTISYNIKSRPDRCAAYKHTKTKEAY; this is translated from the coding sequence ATGAAAAGGATTTTTTTGATTGCGTTTTTGGTTTTTCCATTTATGTTGTTAAAAGCTCAACGCACTGAGGTTGGCCTGTTTGGTGGAACTTCTTTCTATTTGGGAGATTTAAATCCAAAAGGGGTTTTTAAATTTTCTCAACCGGCCTTTGGTATCTTTGCCAGATATAATCTAAATTGGCATTGGGCAGTAAAAGGTAGCGTGAATATTGGCTGGATAAAAGCTGATGATGCAATGAGCTCAGATCCTGCTCAAATTTCAAGAAATTTAAGTTTCAAATCGGTAGTTGCTGATTTCTCAGCTACACTGGAACTTAATTTTTTGAGATTTAGACCCGGTGATACAAAAACACCATTTACTCCTTATATGTTTGGTGGGATTTGTTTATTTAAGTTTAATCCTAAAGGTACCATACAAGATAGTACCTATATTTTTTCAGATGGTGTTGCCAGGTTTGTTCAAGGTGGCACTTATGCCTTGCAACCCTTAGGTACCGAAGGCCAAAATACTCCAGACAATCAGTTGAAGAAGTATTCCTTAACTCAGGTTGGTATCCCTTTTGGAATTGGTTTTAAAATGAACCTTACTGAACGATTATTAATAGGCTTGGAGTGGGGAATGAGAAAAACCTTTACAGATTATTTGGATGATGTAAGTGGTAATTATGCTGATCCTGTAAAATTGGCGGCACAATATGGTGCTGTTTCCGCTGCATTTTCTGATCGGACAATTCCTGACCCGGATGAACCTAATGTTTCTAATATCGGAAGACAACGAGGTAATCCAAAAACAAAAGATTGGTATTCTTTTGCGGGATTAACCATTTCATATAATATTAAATCAAGGCCGGATAGATGTGCGGCCTATAAGCATACTAAAACGAAAGAGGCCTATTAA
- a CDS encoding outer membrane beta-barrel protein, whose protein sequence is MTKRVLLPLLAAIVVGVSLSTETQAQRWKRQRYEASFILGASNFLGELGGANQIGTNYYKDLEIAMTRYVLGVGMRYKLTEFTALRGQLLYARLRGEDRLTQEKYRNNRNLMFRSPVVELDIQLEFSWMRESIGSRYKVRRVKGRGKKGSEVYFYGFVGIGGMWFNPRGKLDGKWYSLRPLHTEGQTLVDSRPAYSPVQLVIPYGLGVRYNVNKQISIGMEYGIRKTFTDYIDDVSTTYFDKSMLRDQFGDASADLSDPSLGTKINYAGDVYHASPDGIENCQTCPNQQRGDPTDLDSYMFLNFSVNYRLKSTRKGLPKF, encoded by the coding sequence ATGACAAAAAGAGTACTTCTACCTTTATTGGCAGCTATAGTCGTAGGTGTTTCTTTATCAACCGAAACCCAAGCTCAGCGTTGGAAACGTCAACGTTATGAGGCTAGTTTCATTTTAGGTGCCAGTAACTTCCTTGGTGAGTTAGGTGGAGCTAATCAAATAGGGACAAATTATTATAAAGACTTAGAGATAGCGATGACCAGGTATGTTTTGGGCGTTGGTATGCGTTATAAACTTACTGAATTTACTGCATTGAGAGGTCAGTTATTATATGCCCGTCTAAGAGGAGAGGATAGGCTAACTCAGGAAAAATATAGAAATAATCGCAATTTAATGTTTCGGTCCCCCGTTGTTGAGTTGGATATTCAATTAGAGTTTTCTTGGATGAGAGAAAGTATAGGAAGCCGATATAAAGTTAGAAGGGTGAAAGGTCGCGGTAAAAAAGGCAGCGAAGTGTATTTCTATGGATTTGTTGGAATTGGCGGTATGTGGTTTAATCCAAGAGGTAAACTGGATGGTAAATGGTATTCTTTGCGTCCTTTGCATACGGAAGGTCAAACATTAGTTGATTCAAGACCAGCCTATTCCCCTGTTCAATTGGTAATTCCTTATGGTTTGGGAGTTCGTTACAATGTGAATAAACAAATTAGCATTGGAATGGAATATGGAATTCGGAAAACATTCACCGATTACATTGATGATGTTTCAACAACTTATTTCGATAAAAGTATGTTGAGAGATCAGTTCGGCGATGCCTCCGCTGATTTGTCAGACCCTAGCCTTGGCACCAAAATTAACTATGCCGGTGATGTTTATCACGCTTCTCCGGATGGGATTGAAAATTGTCAAACTTGTCCGAATCAACAACGAGGCGACCCAACCGACTTAGATTCGTATATGTTTCTTAATTTCTCAGTAAACTATCGCTTAAAATCAACACGTAAAGGATTGCCAAAATTCTAA
- a CDS encoding gliding motility lipoprotein GldH encodes MRKWLILSSCTFVLLGSCRNPAMFDENQEIEGSQWKIAQKPKFSVVIEDTLQNTDVYLNLRNSSCYPYNNIFLFVNTTFPNGKQAKDTLECILANEKGQWLGDGLGDIWDNRILFKKNVRFPQKGTYTFEIEQAMRVDPLPCILDVGWRLEKR; translated from the coding sequence ATGAGAAAATGGTTGATATTAAGTTCTTGTACATTTGTTTTATTGGGTTCTTGCAGAAATCCGGCAATGTTTGATGAAAATCAAGAAATAGAAGGAAGCCAATGGAAAATTGCTCAAAAGCCTAAGTTTTCTGTAGTAATTGAAGATACCCTTCAAAATACGGATGTTTACCTGAACTTGCGAAATTCAAGTTGTTATCCTTATAATAATATTTTTTTGTTTGTGAATACTACTTTCCCTAATGGAAAGCAAGCCAAAGATACATTGGAGTGTATATTAGCGAATGAGAAAGGTCAATGGCTTGGTGACGGATTAGGAGATATTTGGGATAACCGAATTTTATTCAAAAAGAATGTTCGATTTCCGCAGAAGGGTACTTATACTTTTGAAATCGAGCAAGCCATGCGCGTAGACCCATTGCCTTGTATTTTAGATGTTGGTTGGAGACTGGAAAAGAGGTAG
- the mtgA gene encoding monofunctional biosynthetic peptidoglycan transglycosylase, which produces MKKYFQKGWNYLWKGLLLFFVSTTLVTIIYRFVPIPLTPLMVIRLVEQGFNGEPLKLKKDWVSYEEISHHMPLAVVASEDQLFLDHYGFDLKAIEKAIKNNKKKRKKTIKGGSTISQQTAKNVFLWQGRTWLRKGLEVYFTLLIETFWSKERILEVYLNVIEMGNGIYGVEAASETYFHKHASNLNAGECAAIAAILPNPRKWSPKKPNGYISRRKSWILRNMRNIEILEFEEESTKE; this is translated from the coding sequence ATGAAAAAATATTTTCAAAAAGGATGGAATTATCTCTGGAAGGGTTTATTACTGTTTTTTGTTTCAACCACTTTGGTGACAATCATTTACCGATTTGTCCCCATACCTCTTACTCCACTTATGGTAATTCGATTAGTTGAACAAGGCTTCAATGGAGAACCACTAAAATTAAAAAAAGACTGGGTAAGTTATGAAGAGATTTCTCATCACATGCCCCTAGCGGTGGTAGCATCTGAAGATCAATTGTTCTTAGACCATTATGGCTTTGATCTGAAAGCAATAGAAAAAGCCATCAAAAACAACAAAAAGAAACGCAAAAAAACCATCAAAGGCGGAAGTACTATTAGTCAACAAACCGCCAAAAATGTTTTCCTTTGGCAAGGTAGAACCTGGCTGAGAAAAGGATTAGAAGTTTATTTTACTCTTCTAATCGAAACCTTTTGGAGCAAAGAGCGGATACTGGAAGTTTATTTGAATGTGATTGAAATGGGTAATGGCATTTATGGTGTTGAAGCAGCATCTGAAACTTATTTCCACAAACATGCTTCTAATTTAAATGCAGGCGAATGTGCTGCTATTGCTGCTATTTTACCCAATCCAAGAAAATGGAGTCCCAAGAAACCTAACGGCTACATTAGCAGAAGAAAAAGTTGGATTTTAAGGAACATGCGTAATATTGAAATACTCGAATTTGAGGAAGAATCAACCAAGGAGTAA
- a CDS encoding amidohydrolase yields the protein MFTIDIHTHILPKEIPNFKEKFGGGDFIRLEHLDSGCAKMYKGDTFFREIESNCWEPNDRIHECDKHQVDVQVLSTIPVMFSYWAKPVDGLEISRFLNNHIAEIVRANPKRFVGLGTIPMQDPGMASKELKRCMEIGLRGVQIGSNVNQENLNEPKFYPVWEMAEKMGAAIFIHPWEMMGETEMKKYWLPWLVGMPAETSRAICSLLFGGVLEKFPKLKLAFAHGGGSFPATLGRIEHGFHCRPDLVAIDNPTNPRKYLERIYFDSLVHDPKTLEFLVEMVGFKKVCLGSDYPFPLGEEVPGSMIKKMAFTTEEKEWLLHKTALEWLGMDKSQFLP from the coding sequence GTGTTTACCATTGATATCCATACCCATATTTTGCCAAAGGAAATTCCGAATTTCAAAGAAAAATTCGGTGGTGGCGATTTTATTCGACTAGAGCATCTGGATTCCGGGTGCGCTAAAATGTATAAAGGCGATACCTTCTTCAGGGAGATTGAATCCAATTGTTGGGAGCCAAATGATCGAATTCATGAGTGCGATAAACATCAGGTGGATGTTCAGGTTTTAAGCACCATTCCGGTAATGTTTAGTTATTGGGCAAAGCCAGTAGATGGTTTAGAAATTAGTAGGTTCTTGAATAATCATATTGCCGAGATAGTTAGGGCCAATCCCAAAAGATTTGTTGGATTGGGTACTATTCCAATGCAAGATCCGGGCATGGCAAGTAAGGAATTAAAACGTTGCATGGAGATTGGATTAAGGGGAGTTCAAATAGGATCAAACGTTAATCAAGAAAATTTGAATGAGCCTAAATTCTATCCGGTTTGGGAGATGGCAGAAAAAATGGGTGCTGCTATTTTTATCCATCCTTGGGAAATGATGGGTGAAACAGAAATGAAAAAGTACTGGCTACCTTGGCTTGTTGGCATGCCTGCTGAAACTAGTCGTGCCATTTGCTCATTGCTTTTTGGTGGGGTGTTGGAGAAGTTTCCAAAACTAAAGCTTGCCTTTGCTCACGGTGGAGGTTCCTTTCCTGCAACCTTGGGTAGAATTGAACATGGATTTCATTGTCGGCCTGATTTGGTGGCTATTGACAACCCTACCAATCCCAGAAAGTACTTGGAAAGAATTTACTTTGATAGCTTGGTACATGATCCAAAAACACTCGAATTTTTAGTCGAAATGGTTGGTTTTAAAAAGGTTTGTTTAGGGTCGGATTATCCATTTCCTTTAGGAGAAGAGGTGCCTGGTTCCATGATTAAAAAAATGGCTTTTACTACCGAAGAAAAAGAATGGCTATTGCATAAAACTGCCTTAGAATGGCTTGGCATGGATAAATCTCAATTTTTGCCTTAA
- a CDS encoding phosphatidylinositol-specific phospholipase C1-like protein, with translation MRYRNIITKCSALGLYTLLFFSCKHDQGLTDLGDINAIGNNGVIKPTIDSTSFLRLNEIQVIASHNSYRVKTDAAIFDFVQNIKSLLPSSLDPDGWDYSHLPIPEQLGDYQVRGLELDIFNDPNGGQFYNRQGNILVQKPVSSGIQELQQPGFKMLHIPDLDYNTNYYSFKSGIQALKDWSDSHPNHIPIFVNIETKDETPASYVTSALPFPVPGLVFTQAIPYDEAAVLAFDAEIKEVFGSGLEKVFTPDELRGTFPTLRDAAMAGNWPMLKDMRGKIVFIMEGACVDTYLGQNENLEGRVSFVYAGDIQSNYSAFVILNNPVSDQSEIQEAVTKGFIVRTRSDSDTDEARTGDYTNRDAAVASGAQIISTDYYRPDPRSSIPGSGWTDFHVELPGGKMFRINPVVAPQKLAWGELSE, from the coding sequence ATGAGATATAGGAATATTATTACGAAATGCTCCGCTTTGGGATTATATACCTTGTTGTTCTTTTCATGCAAACACGATCAGGGTTTGACCGACTTAGGAGATATAAATGCCATTGGGAATAATGGTGTTATAAAGCCAACAATTGACTCTACCTCATTTTTAAGATTGAATGAAATACAGGTTATTGCCAGTCATAATAGTTATAGAGTGAAGACAGATGCAGCAATTTTTGACTTTGTTCAGAATATAAAAAGCTTATTGCCTTCAAGTTTGGATCCGGATGGTTGGGATTATAGTCATTTACCAATACCTGAACAACTAGGAGATTACCAAGTAAGAGGATTGGAATTGGATATATTTAATGATCCTAATGGAGGGCAATTTTATAACCGTCAAGGGAATATTTTGGTTCAAAAGCCTGTTAGTTCTGGTATCCAGGAGTTGCAACAACCGGGATTTAAGATGTTGCATATACCCGATTTGGACTACAATACCAATTACTATAGTTTTAAATCGGGCATTCAGGCTTTAAAGGATTGGAGTGACTCACATCCTAACCATATTCCGATATTTGTAAATATTGAGACTAAGGATGAAACTCCGGCTAGTTATGTAACTTCTGCATTACCTTTTCCGGTACCAGGTTTGGTTTTTACACAAGCTATACCCTACGATGAGGCAGCAGTTTTGGCTTTTGATGCTGAAATTAAGGAAGTTTTTGGTAGTGGTTTGGAAAAGGTTTTTACCCCGGATGAACTTCGTGGGACATTTCCGACGCTTAGAGATGCGGCTATGGCAGGGAATTGGCCAATGCTAAAGGATATGAGAGGTAAAATTGTGTTTATAATGGAAGGTGCTTGTGTAGATACTTACCTCGGGCAAAACGAAAATTTGGAAGGCAGAGTTTCTTTCGTCTATGCAGGTGATATTCAAAGTAACTATTCCGCCTTTGTTATTTTAAATAACCCGGTTTCAGATCAATCTGAAATTCAAGAAGCAGTTACAAAAGGGTTTATTGTTCGAACAAGAAGTGATTCAGATACAGATGAGGCCAGAACCGGAGATTATACCAATAGGGATGCCGCAGTTGCTAGTGGCGCACAGATAATTTCAACAGATTATTATCGCCCTGATCCTAGAAGTTCCATTCCCGGTAGCGGTTGGACAGATTTTCATGTAGAATTGCCGGGTGGAAAAATGTTTCGGATTAATCCCGTAGTTGCCCCTCAAAAATTAGCTTGGGGTGAATTAAGCGAATAA
- a CDS encoding cation diffusion facilitator family transporter: MSAKNHQHVTKEPIQSESSHDHHSHSHELQLHDLHEKKTKWVVILSSITMMIEIGAGYLSHSMALLADGWHMSSHVLALGLTWIAYRVIKNWKKKGQQTGEHNKVLSLSGYTSAVILAVVGGMVLIESLERLINPEVVIYGEAMLVAGIGLIVNSISTFILHHDHHHGDHNIRAAYMHVLADTLTSVLAIVALFLGKTFQIAWMDAVAGIVGALVVLNWAISLLKSSAKDLLNYKSKQ; encoded by the coding sequence GTGTCAGCTAAAAATCATCAACACGTAACAAAGGAACCAATCCAAAGTGAAAGTTCACATGACCACCATTCCCATAGTCATGAATTGCAACTTCACGATTTACATGAAAAGAAAACCAAATGGGTAGTAATCCTATCTTCCATTACTATGATGATAGAAATTGGAGCTGGATACCTATCTCATTCAATGGCCTTATTAGCCGACGGCTGGCACATGAGTTCCCATGTCCTAGCACTTGGATTAACCTGGATTGCTTATCGGGTCATTAAAAATTGGAAAAAGAAAGGACAACAAACAGGAGAGCATAACAAAGTTTTATCGCTAAGTGGTTATACAAGTGCCGTCATTTTAGCGGTAGTTGGAGGGATGGTATTAATTGAGTCTTTGGAAAGATTAATTAACCCGGAAGTAGTAATTTACGGTGAAGCCATGTTGGTTGCAGGCATTGGATTAATTGTCAACAGTATATCCACATTTATCCTTCACCACGACCATCACCACGGAGATCACAACATTCGAGCAGCATACATGCATGTTTTGGCAGATACTCTTACCAGCGTTTTAGCCATAGTAGCATTATTCCTTGGCAAGACCTTCCAAATAGCCTGGATGGATGCAGTTGCAGGAATAGTTGGGGCGTTGGTTGTATTAAATTGGGCCATTTCTTTGTTAAAATCATCGGCTAAGGATTTATTAAACTATAAATCAAAGCAATAA
- the ftsZ gene encoding cell division protein FtsZ — protein sequence MLQFDLPQNNGTSSIIKVIGVGGGGSNAVNHMFKQGIKGVDFVVCNTDSQALETSPVERKIQLGSSLTEGRGAGAKPEVGRNAALENIEDIKKILGDNTKMVFITAGMGGGTGTGAAPVIAATAKEMGILTVGIITIPFHFEGPKRKTYADSGLEELSRTVDTLLVISNEKVRLLFGNLKMSEAFAKADDILTTAAKSIAELITVSGYINVDFEDVKTVMTNSGVAIMGSGKASGANRASDAVRNALESPLLNDNHITGASNILLFISSGSEEITMDEVSEITDYITQQAGTNTDIIWGNGIDETLGDNILVTVIATGFTKNSELINSVAAKKPEIIKYNLGAEKTNLNSLSSVSQPTTTTATKVEIVKSEESEVSTSLSNEITETVIGTIEVKEVTNTVEETINELETTDDFNFSLKTTDSNPTAIESGDKIVYSLTDEKPQVTPTSSNEVDEKMRIHKERVERLKAFNFQHFNQRGPKGIDDYEKEPAYKRKNMNLENVPHSSENVQGKMSLGVDENNQATFGQNNSFLHGSVD from the coding sequence ATGCTACAATTTGATTTACCACAAAACAACGGAACATCATCCATCATTAAAGTTATTGGTGTTGGAGGAGGAGGCAGCAATGCAGTTAATCACATGTTTAAACAAGGTATTAAAGGAGTTGACTTTGTGGTATGCAATACAGATTCTCAAGCCTTAGAAACCTCACCTGTAGAAAGAAAAATACAACTAGGCTCAAGTTTAACCGAAGGGAGAGGTGCAGGAGCAAAACCAGAAGTTGGAAGAAATGCCGCATTAGAAAATATTGAAGATATCAAAAAGATTCTTGGAGATAATACCAAAATGGTTTTTATCACTGCAGGAATGGGCGGTGGTACTGGCACTGGTGCTGCACCAGTGATTGCTGCAACTGCAAAAGAAATGGGCATTCTAACGGTTGGTATAATTACCATTCCTTTCCATTTTGAAGGCCCAAAACGTAAAACCTATGCTGATTCCGGTTTGGAAGAACTAAGCAGAACCGTAGATACGCTCCTGGTTATTAGCAATGAAAAAGTTCGATTGTTGTTTGGTAATTTGAAAATGAGTGAGGCATTTGCCAAAGCTGATGACATTTTAACAACTGCTGCAAAAAGCATTGCTGAATTAATTACCGTAAGTGGTTATATCAACGTAGATTTTGAAGATGTAAAAACCGTAATGACCAACAGCGGGGTTGCAATTATGGGAAGTGGAAAGGCCAGTGGCGCCAACAGAGCTTCAGATGCCGTAAGAAACGCATTGGAATCTCCATTGTTAAACGACAATCATATTACCGGAGCAAGCAATATTCTTCTGTTTATTTCAAGTGGTTCTGAAGAAATAACCATGGATGAAGTTTCAGAAATTACCGATTACATTACCCAACAAGCTGGCACTAATACCGATATCATTTGGGGAAATGGCATCGATGAAACCCTAGGAGATAACATCCTAGTTACGGTAATTGCCACAGGATTTACCAAAAATTCTGAACTAATCAATAGTGTAGCAGCCAAAAAACCTGAAATAATTAAATACAATTTAGGTGCTGAAAAAACCAATTTAAATAGCTTATCCTCTGTATCTCAACCAACTACCACCACTGCAACCAAGGTGGAAATAGTGAAATCAGAAGAAAGTGAAGTTTCCACTAGTTTAAGCAATGAAATTACAGAAACTGTAATTGGAACCATCGAAGTAAAAGAAGTGACCAATACAGTTGAAGAAACAATTAATGAATTAGAAACCACCGACGATTTCAACTTTTCTTTAAAAACAACAGATTCCAATCCAACAGCAATCGAATCTGGTGATAAAATTGTTTATTCATTAACTGATGAAAAGCCTCAAGTTACACCAACCTCATCTAATGAAGTTGATGAAAAAATGAGAATTCACAAAGAAAGAGTTGAACGTTTAAAAGCATTCAATTTCCAACACTTCAATCAAAGAGGACCAAAAGGAATTGATGATTATGAAAAAGAACCGGCTTACAAAAGGAAAAATATGAATTTAGAGAATGTACCTCATTCTTCTGAAAACGTTCAAGGAAAAATGAGTCTAGGTGTGGATGAAAATAACCAAGCTACCTTTGGACAAAATAATTCTTTTTTACACGGCTCTGTAGATTAA